In Candidatus Poribacteria bacterium, the DNA window TGTCCTCCGCGGCGAGAGTCAGGGAGACAAGACAGACAAAAAGGGTTAGGAAACCGATATATGTGCAAAGATTACAAAATTTGCGAAATTGAGATATGTGTTCGTACCTACTCTGGTTCAGTTGGGGTTTTATGGTGTTCATGCGTTTTCTCATCTTTTGAGTGAAGTTTGAATTGATTGTTTTTCATTTCTACGGTTTCCAGGGTCGGATTTGCGTACATTTCTACACCGACCCAAGTGGAATCTCCGCGTACGAGTGTCGCTTCGTCAGGAGCGTATAGTCTGCCCATCCGGTTTTGCCAATGGAGTGTATCGGTATACAAGGTGCCATCTTTACCGATACCGACGACGTTACCTGAGAGGTGCAGATTGTCCTTTTTGCCACCCGTGAGAAATTGTTTGCCTTTCTGGCTACTCACAGTGATAGAAACGGCACCATTTTCAAAAATTTCGACAGTCGGGTTTTCCACTTCAATGTAACTTCCATGGAACGTTGAAGCGTCTCCGACAAGTGTCCATTTAATAATGCCTGCCTCGGTGTGTTGCGTAGAAAACCCTTCCAATTTCTGTGTTGGAACCGCTTCTACAGATTCGTCAGTTACACTGACCGGGATGTCTGTGTTTTTACAACAAATTACGCAAAGTAGCAGACAAACGGACAACCACGCGCCGATCTTGCTAAGGTTGTGTTTTCCACCGTCGATGCATCCAAATCCACTGCGCTGGGTATTGTCGAATGTAAGATTCAATGATTTTTGTGAATCTCTGTGTATTGATAACAAGATCTTTCTCTTTCGTATCTGTCCGTTTCAACGCCAAGGGTGGTTCAATAATTGCGCGGTGTGAGCCATTGGG includes these proteins:
- the lptC gene encoding LPS export ABC transporter periplasmic protein LptC; translated protein: MNLTFDNTQRSGFGCIDGGKHNLSKIGAWLSVCLLLCVICCKNTDIPVSVTDESVEAVPTQKLEGFSTQHTEAGIIKWTLVGDASTFHGSYIEVENPTVEIFENGAVSITVSSQKGKQFLTGGKKDNLHLSGNVVGIGKDGTLYTDTLHWQNRMGRLYAPDEATLVRGDSTWVGVEMYANPTLETVEMKNNQFKLHSKDEKTHEHHKTPTEPE